ATTGATGCATTCAGTGGTAAGGTAGCGGACATGGTTGCAATGAATATTATTGAACCTTTAGTTGTTAAGACCCAGGCCTATAAGGCTGCTGTGGAGGCTACATCAATGATACTTAGGATTGATGAGATAATTGCCGCAAGTAAGATTGAAAGCGGTGGCGAGAAGGGTAAGAAGGAGGGGGAGGAGGGAGCTGGCTCAACAGGGGGAGCAGGGGGCCTTGATTAATTAAAATCAACTCAGGCCTTTAATAGTTTTAAACCAACGTAGATTTTATCACCTAGACTCGGCCTACTACTGATATTACCCTCCATATGGAGTATGAAGCCGCCTATTGATATTCTCATGATGTTTTCACCTAAGTAATACACCATACCCCACATGTATATGTCCCAATTCCCCTTATAATTCTCATCCTTACTACTGGAAAGTGAAACCAGCACTGAGTCACCCTGCTTGAACTTATTAATGACGGCGGGCAACTCAATGGTGGCTAACACACCCTCACCCTCAAGCTTAAGCTTAACCACGTTATTAGGCTCATACTCAATGCCCGTAACCTTATATGTACCCTTGTACTCGTACATAGGTGGGTTTATACTATTAGAGTTTAAAAAGGCCACTGCATAAGTCCACTGGTATGGCCTTTGGTGAAGGAGCACGACGATTCAACGCGGAGGTAATGGGCATGTTAGGTAGAAGGGTTTTAGTCAACCTTATAGGTGGTTCATTCTATAGGGGTCAATTAGTCGGTATAGATCAGGGATTAAACATAATCCTAGTGGACGTTACTAATGATAAGAATGAGAGGTTCCCGAAGGTTCTAGTTAAATCAGAGGCAATCAGGGATATTGCCCTAGTGGAGGAGTACATTGACTTAAGGGAACTAGCTAAGATACTTGAGAAGTACTTCCCAGGAATGGTGAAGTATATTGAGGAAACCAATACTATTATAGTAAGTGAAAACGTAACAGTTACCGAGGAGGGGGTTAAGGGAACTGGGTTAGTTGCCAGAAGGGTTAAGGAGATTTATGATGAATACGTGCAAACGAGGAAGAGGTAATGTTCGAGATAGTGGAGAAGGATGAGGTAGCTAGGATTGGGAAGCTATACACTAGGCATGGTGTAATAGAGACCCCTGCATTATTCCCAGTAATAAACCCCAGTAAGCAGTATGTTGAATTAAGTAGGATTAGGGAACTCGGCTTCAACCAAGTTATAACCAACGCCTACATTATAAGGGGAACTTACGGTGACACCGCCAGGGAGGTTGGGCTTCATGAACTCCTAGGCTGGGATGGCCCATTAATGACTGATTCAGGGGCGTATCAAATACTTCAATACGGCCACATTGAGGTAAGTCCAGATGATGCCTTAAGGTACCAGGTTGAGGTGGGTAGTGACATAGGGGTTATATTAGATATTCCAACCAGCTACCCGAGGCCAAGGGAGCTTGTTGAGGTTGAGGTTAATGAAACAATTAGGAGGGCTAGGAGGGCTATACTTCAACTTAAGGAGCTGGATCCTGAACATAGGATGCTTATAGTTGGACCAACCCAGGGGGGCGTTTACAGGGATTTACTAGCCTACTCAGCTAAAGCTGTTTCAAGGCTACCCTTCGACATATACGCAATAGGTAGCCCCACTACCCTACTTCAGTCGTACAATTTCACGAGCATAGTTAAAATGATACTCACTGTTAAGGCAATAATACCACCTGGTAAGCCAGTGCACTTGTTCGGTGTCGGACACCCATTAATACTACCCCTGGCGGTTGCATTGGGTATTGACTTATTTGACTCAGCCTCATACATGCTTTACGCCAGTGATGACAGGGTTATTTTAAATAATAGGACGGTTAGGTTGAGTGAGTTAAGTAAGGACTATGTACTTGATGGCTGCGGTAAGAGTGCTGGGGAATTAATGGAAATGAGTAAGGAGGAGAGGATTAGGCTCATTGCGCAACATAACCTATGGGTGTTGTCGAGGGAAATGATGGAGATTAAGCAGAGGATTAAGGAGCATGATATTTGGGGTTACGTAGCCCAGAAGGCTAGGCAGCATCCATCAGTATATAGGGCCTACTTAACCTTAAGGGGAAGTTCAATATTCCGTGGTTTAATTGTTAAATTAGCTAGTGGGCTTAAGGTTAACGCAACTCAGTTAAGTATCCTGGATGACGGTGACTTAGCCAGGCCTGAAGTTCAATGGGCTAAGCGTAGGTTAAGTAAGTTAATTAAAGGCATGGGTGATTTAGCCAATGTTCTTGTAATAATTGGCGATTACGAGGAACCCTTCATAAGGACTCAAGTGGCTAGTGAGGTCACTAGAATGGGTGTAAGGGTGTTCACTTATAACGAGGTTTACGGCTTAATACCAATTGAACTAAGTGATGTATACCCATTCTCACAAACCGCAAGAGTTAACGTTAAACCAAGGCCTACTAAGCACACGTTGAGGGATTCAATAATACTAGTGGAGGATAAGTATAGGGATTTGGTCAGGTTCATTAAGTGCAGTGGTGAGTGCCTTATTATTTACGTAGACTCCCTTAAGAACATTAAGGCCTATGAAAGGTACATAAAAGTAGCCTTAATGAGAAATGGTGATGAAACTCCCAGGACCTGAGTCAGCCCCATGAATCCAATTCTCAATATTAAATGCGGCAACTCCACTATAGGTTATTACCACTATATGACTTAGCTAACTCCAAGTAAGCCTTATAATTCTCAATTATCCTACGCACGTCATCATCAGTAACGCTTCGAATAACCCTTGCCGGTACACCAACAGCTACACTTCTAGGTGGTATCCTAGTACCTTCCGTTACCACTGCGCCTGCACCTATTATTGAGTAGTCACCTATCTCAGAGTTATTAAGCAGTATCGCCCCCATACCCACTAGCACGTAGTTGCCCACCCTGGCACCGTGCACAATGGCTCTGTGACCTATGGTTACACCCTCACCCACCACTGCCTCAATGCCCTTATCAGTGTGCACCACCGCATGATCCTGTATGTTACTGAACCTGCCTATGGTTATGTGATCCTCATCACCCCTAACCACAGCATAGGGCCATAGGCTCACTTCATCACCAACATCAACATCCCCTATTACGTAGGCTGTACTAGCTATGAAGACCCCCTTACCAAGCCTTGGGGTCTTTCCACTGAAGCTCACTATCGGCATGGGGAATGCCTTCAGTGAACCTTAATTAAGGTTACCCTAAAGCTCATTATACGTAGAATTGTTTATAAAAAGGGCATACTTTAATTAATCCTATGGTCAGTGAGTCGCATTTAATGAAACCAGCACTGATTACCGCTGGTGTAGTTATACTGGTTATAGCGGTGGTTATTTTAGCCATGGTTTTGCCCATGGTTAACATAATGGGTTACTACCACTGTATGGGGATGATGTGTGGTTCAATGACGTACTACCCGCTCATACCCCCATTAATCCTATTAATAGTGGGTGTGCTGCTTATTACCATACCATTAACCGTACTTAAGCAGCGTAATGTATCTAGGCAGGTTAATGAAGTATCTGCTGGAAGTAGCGTTAATGACTTACTTAAGCTATTGCCAAGGCAAGAGAGGGTGGTTTTAGAATACATTGTTAAGTCTGGGGGTGAGGTTTACCAGTATCAGATTGCTAGGGACTTGGGGTTAAGTAAGGTTAGGGCCTGGAGAATAATACGTAGGCTTGAGGAGAAGGGCCTAGTGGAGGTTGTTAAGGTTAAGGGTAGGAACATTGTTAAGTTAAGAAAGTGAATTTTAAGAATGCTTCAGGGCTAATGATGCATACTGCATCCTCCACTACTAGTGCCACTTATCCTCCTCAGTATCCAAACCACTATCAGTACTATTAGGACTATGAAGAGTACGGTAAACAGCATCCATAGCAGCCACATTAATGGTGGGAATGCGTTAAACCACCCTCCCCAACCCCATGGCCCCCACCATCCCCACCCCATGCCACACCAGGGGCAGAATAACGCTGAACCCATAATGAAGAGTAAAAGCGTAATCATCGCAATCACCTAACCACTAATTCACCGTACATTCCGTTACTTGCATGACCTGGATATGTGCAAATGTACCAGTAAATGCCTGGTTCATTAATTGCGATTGTGTACTCATACCCATATGCGTAACCTGAGTGGTAGTTAGCTGGTGGTAGCCACCTCATGTTAAGCATCATCTGAGGCCCCATGCCGTCGCTCATGGCTACGTAAGGCATAACATTATACGGATATGGGGGAGGAGCCACTGTTACCACGAAATTATGATACATGTCATCATCTAGGTTAATGAATAATATGTGCATTACTGAGCCGGAGGGCACTACTATTGTTGGGTTTATTAGACCATATATGATGAACACATCACCGTGAGCATATGATGGTGGCGTCGCGTTAAACATTTTAGCAGCATCATCACCCATCATGGCCACCACCACTAGGTTTATGCTGCTGCCTGAGAACACTATAGTATTATTACTAGGGTAAACGTGGGCATATGGTGGTATTGCGCTAACCATGTTTAACGCCTGCTTAATGGAGTAGATGCCGTATGAGTAACCGTAGTAGCCTTGATTATTGATTAAGCCACTTCCACCATAGACCCAATTCATCATGCCTAGGTAACCGTGGGTTAAACTACCGCTGTAGTAGTATACCGGATTCAGTATTACTATGCTTAACCCAACTATACCTAGGGCTATTGCTACTCCGATTATTAACCAAGCCCATTTGCTCACACTTAACCACCAATTAGGCATACTGGTTTCAGGAATATACACCTTCAGTGAAACCCATTGGGACCCATTAGTGTTGGTGGGTTTCAGTAGCCTGATTAGCACCCGTAAAGGGGTGTAACCCTCAAGACCCCAGGGAACCCCCGCCCTTTAAAAGGCGGAGAGGGGGTCGGACCTATGTTTTCCTCTTCAACACCTTATAGGATTTAAACCGGTTACTAGCTTACTTAGTAGTGATGATTCTAGAGCCCACTGATTAATGAGGATAAATGCCGCTACTGATTCACGTCAATACCTCGCTCAGTTTACCCATTTTAGCGGCGTTCACTATTTCATGAGCTATCCTCTCCCCCATGTCCATTGGTTCATTAAAGTATAGGACTGAATATGGGCTACCTACACCCATGTAGACGTTTGTACCGGCAACTATCCTCCCGGAGAATTCAAAAACCACTATTGATAAGTCATCCTTAATTATCGACTCTAAGCTATACGGCCCTATCATACCTGGCGGTACTAGTTCTGAAACTGCCCTTGAGAAGTCTTCACCATACTTCTGCACTATAGGTAGCAGTGATTCCCTTAGAACCACCGGAATATTCCCAACAACTACGAAGGTTGGTTCAGTTAGGTTAAATGTCCTACCATCAACATTACTCTCATACCTTAAGTCCATTCCAAACAACTCCACGCGGTCATACACCTTCGAGCCAAAGTAGTGGTAGTAGGCAGGTACTCCAATCACGTACTCCTGTATTATGTAATCATCCCCCACGTTGACGCTACTTAGCTTACTGGCAAGGTCGGCAGCATCCTTAGCTATGAAGTAGCCCCTACCACCCTTCGCGCCTGATAATTTAACTATAACAGGCCTATCAACTAGAGCTGGTTCATTAAAGGACTTGGGTATAGGTATACCGGCGTATTCCAGTAGCCTCATCTTCTTCCTCTGGTCAGCCTCCCACTCAATAAGGTACCTATTGCCAAACGTTGGAATAGGCATGCTTAAAGCCCTCCTCCACCCAACATACTCCACGTAGCTACCATGCGGTATGAGTATTGAATTATCCTTAACCAGATCATTGGCTAATTGCTCCAGGTCACTTAAATCCACCTCAATAACCCTATCTATGAAGCTGAAACGCCTATAGAACCAGCCTAACCCAGGCTTAGCCACTGCCACGGTGCCCAACCCATGCCTCTTAACCCCCCTTAATATTTGAAGTGATGAATGGCTGGCTATAGTAACTATGTTTAATTTACCTAAATCGTAGTTCTTTAAAACAGCCTCAATATTCATGTGGTCACCTTATCAAGCATGTTACTAGCCGCCGCCTCCTTAACCTCTATGGCGATTCTCCTGCCTGTTGATATGGGTTTACCAAAGTATAGTTTACTGTACTGCCCACCAATACCCAGGTACGCATTAGTGCCACCACCTATCCTAGGTGCGACATCGTAAACCACTAGGTCCAGTTCAGGGGTAACCATGAATTGAAGCGTGAATGGCCCTATAACCCCAGGAGGCACCATTTCCTCAGTTGCCTTAACAAACCTGTAGCCAATCTCAAAAACCTTCTCAAGTAGGCTCTCCCTTATGGTGGCTGGTTCATGGCCAACCTCAATATACCTAACATCAACGTTAAGCCCAAGTTGATCTTGAGCCGGTATCCTGTAGATACCGTCCAGGTTTGATTGAATTCTCCTATCGAAACTATGCAACTCAAGCCTCCCCCTTACCTTAGAGTAGAAGTAGTTGGCATTGAAATGAGCACCAATCACTAATTCCTCTATTGACGCGTTCTCCAAGTCACTTAACCTCACAATGCCTCTATCCGCCAATTCCTTAACCTTCCTTAACGCATCATCCCTATCCCTAGCTATGAAGAACCCTCTCTCAACCCTCCTGGCAGCCTCAGGGAGTTTAATCATAACGGGCCTATCAACCTCATCAATACTACTGAATGTCCTTGGTCTTCTAATTCCAGCGTGATCAAGTAGTTTATAGTAATTATACGGTCCAGTCCTCTCCTCCCACCTTAGTAGTCTCCTATTACCGAAAACCGGCACTGGGAATTTATCCTCAATATTATCGTAACCCACATACACCGCAAAGGACCTGTTGGGTATAAAAACGGCTTCACTACTTTTCAATTCATTGATAATACGATCACTAATCAATTCCTTAAAATCATCAACAATAATTAACTTATCTACTACTGGGAATTCACGGTAAGGTAAGTCCCTACCCTTCTTAGCCACCGCTATTG
The genomic region above belongs to Caldivirga sp. and contains:
- a CDS encoding Lsm family RNA-binding protein, whose amino-acid sequence is MAFGEGARRFNAEVMGMLGRRVLVNLIGGSFYRGQLVGIDQGLNIILVDVTNDKNERFPKVLVKSEAIRDIALVEEYIDLRELAKILEKYFPGMVKYIEETNTIIVSENVTVTEEGVKGTGLVARRVKEIYDEYVQTRKR
- a CDS encoding formate--phosphoribosylaminoimidazolecarboxamide ligase codes for the protein MEAVLKNYDLGKLNIVTIASHSSLQILRGVKRHGLGTVAVAKPGLGWFYRRFSFIDRVIEVDLSDLEQLANDLVKDNSILIPHGSYVEYVGWRRALSMPIPTFGNRYLIEWEADQRKKMRLLEYAGIPIPKSFNEPALVDRPVIVKLSGAKGGRGYFIAKDAADLASKLSSVNVGDDYIIQEYVIGVPAYYHYFGSKVYDRVELFGMDLRYESNVDGRTFNLTEPTFVVVGNIPVVLRESLLPIVQKYGEDFSRAVSELVPPGMIGPYSLESIIKDDLSIVVFEFSGRIVAGTNVYMGVGSPYSVLYFNEPMDMGERIAHEIVNAAKMGKLSEVLT
- a CDS encoding formate--phosphoribosylaminoimidazolecarboxamide ligase family protein; the encoded protein is MVTIAVLASHSALDVLDGAKDEGFSTIAVAKKGRDLPYREFPVVDKLIIVDDFKELISDRIINELKSSEAVFIPNRSFAVYVGYDNIEDKFPVPVFGNRRLLRWEERTGPYNYYKLLDHAGIRRPRTFSSIDEVDRPVMIKLPEAARRVERGFFIARDRDDALRKVKELADRGIVRLSDLENASIEELVIGAHFNANYFYSKVRGRLELHSFDRRIQSNLDGIYRIPAQDQLGLNVDVRYIEVGHEPATIRESLLEKVFEIGYRFVKATEEMVPPGVIGPFTLQFMVTPELDLVVYDVAPRIGGGTNAYLGIGGQYSKLYFGKPISTGRRIAIEVKEAAASNMLDKVTT
- a CDS encoding plastocyanin/azurin family copper-binding protein, whose amino-acid sequence is MSKWAWLIIGVAIALGIVGLSIVILNPVYYYSGSLTHGYLGMMNWVYGGSGLINNQGYYGYSYGIYSIKQALNMVSAIPPYAHVYPSNNTIVFSGSSINLVVVAMMGDDAAKMFNATPPSYAHGDVFIIYGLINPTIVVPSGSVMHILFINLDDDMYHNFVVTVAPPPYPYNVMPYVAMSDGMGPQMMLNMRWLPPANYHSGYAYGYEYTIAINEPGIYWYICTYPGHASNGMYGELVVR
- a CDS encoding MarR family transcriptional regulator, encoding MVSESHLMKPALITAGVVILVIAVVILAMVLPMVNIMGYYHCMGMMCGSMTYYPLIPPLILLIVGVLLITIPLTVLKQRNVSRQVNEVSAGSSVNDLLKLLPRQERVVLEYIVKSGGEVYQYQIARDLGLSKVRAWRIIRRLEEKGLVEVVKVKGRNIVKLRK
- the tgtA gene encoding tRNA guanosine(15) transglycosylase TgtA; this translates as MFEIVEKDEVARIGKLYTRHGVIETPALFPVINPSKQYVELSRIRELGFNQVITNAYIIRGTYGDTAREVGLHELLGWDGPLMTDSGAYQILQYGHIEVSPDDALRYQVEVGSDIGVILDIPTSYPRPRELVEVEVNETIRRARRAILQLKELDPEHRMLIVGPTQGGVYRDLLAYSAKAVSRLPFDIYAIGSPTTLLQSYNFTSIVKMILTVKAIIPPGKPVHLFGVGHPLILPLAVALGIDLFDSASYMLYASDDRVILNNRTVRLSELSKDYVLDGCGKSAGELMEMSKEERIRLIAQHNLWVLSREMMEIKQRIKEHDIWGYVAQKARQHPSVYRAYLTLRGSSIFRGLIVKLASGLKVNATQLSILDDGDLARPEVQWAKRRLSKLIKGMGDLANVLVIIGDYEEPFIRTQVASEVTRMGVRVFTYNEVYGLIPIELSDVYPFSQTARVNVKPRPTKHTLRDSIILVEDKYRDLVRFIKCSGECLIIYVDSLKNIKAYERYIKVALMRNGDETPRT
- a CDS encoding gamma carbonic anhydrase family protein — encoded protein: MPIVSFSGKTPRLGKGVFIASTAYVIGDVDVGDEVSLWPYAVVRGDEDHITIGRFSNIQDHAVVHTDKGIEAVVGEGVTIGHRAIVHGARVGNYVLVGMGAILLNNSEIGDYSIIGAGAVVTEGTRIPPRSVAVGVPARVIRSVTDDDVRRIIENYKAYLELAKSYSGNNL